In Pelosinus sp. IPA-1, a single window of DNA contains:
- a CDS encoding ABC-three component system middle component 7 — translation MILPNKLIRFQDSIIAKTVCILDEVSLEHQSINSLYDKVNNNFEDLNQYILALDVLFALEKIKIDEKAQVLTYVTKDNL, via the coding sequence GATATTACCTAATAAGTTGATACGATTTCAAGATAGTATTATTGCAAAAACCGTTTGTATCCTTGATGAAGTGAGCTTAGAGCATCAGAGTATTAATAGTCTTTATGATAAAGTGAATAATAATTTCGAAGATTTAAATCAGTACATTTTAGCATTAGATGTGCTTTTTGCCCTTGAGAAAATAAAAATTGATGAAAAAGCGCAGGTACTTACATATGTTACTAAAGATAATTTGTGA